A genome region from Hevea brasiliensis isolate MT/VB/25A 57/8 chromosome 7, ASM3005281v1, whole genome shotgun sequence includes the following:
- the LOC110634805 gene encoding L-type lectin-domain containing receptor kinase IX.1-like — protein MAIFFDSLKIALLFTFLLLLDPAGCINFKINRFDNDATNILYQGDAVPSVGAVELINKLTYLCRVGWVTYAESLQLWDYQTGKLSDFSTHFSFIIDTQGRSSYGHGLVFFLAPVGFQIPPNSAGGFLGLFNTSTSDSSQNKIVTVEFDSFPNPEWDPPVEHVGINNNSIASAVFTPWNASFHSGDTADAWIAYNATTKNLSVFWTYQTTSNPLENSTLSYTIDLTKVLPEQVTIGFSAATGQNGERHTLQSWEFSSSLDIKGKHGNGSKKTKIIVGVSVSGCLLIAGVILALLISRGRKRIMRRRKAEATGIASINEDLERGAGPRRFSYEDLVSATNNFSDDRKLGQGGFGAVYKGYLNDIDMAIAVKKFSRGSKQGRKEYITEVKTISQLRHRNLVQLIGWSHDRGEFLLVYEFMPNGSLDFHLFGKRSHLTWAVRYKISLGLASALLYLHEEWEQCVVHRDVKSSNVMLDSSFNVKLGDFGLARLMDHELGPQTTGLAGTLGYLAPEYISTGRASKYSDVYSFGVVALEIASGRKATDCIQQKSGVSLVEWIWDLYGCGKLHLGIDKKILIDFNEKEVECLMIVGLWCAHPDCNARPSIRQAIQVLNFEAAIPNLPAKMPIPTFCVSTPSITSTEASITNSSLAVGR, from the coding sequence ATGGCCATCTTCTTTGATTCCCTTAAAATAGCTTTGCTGTTTACCTTTCTTTTACTTCTTGATCCGGCTGGTTGcattaatttcaaaataaatCGCTTTGATAATGATGCAACCAACATATTGTATCAGGGTGATGCAGTGCCTTCTGTTGGTGCTGTTGAATTAATTAACAAGCTTACTTATTTATGTCGGGTGGGTTGGGTCACCTATGCAGAAAGTCTGCAGCTTTGGGACTACCAAACAGGGAAGCTTTCTGATTTCTCAACCCATTTTTCCTTCATTATTGATACCCAAGGTCGCTCGTCTTATGGCCATGGGCTTGTATTCTTTCTTGCTCCTGTAGGATTTCAAATTCCTCCAAATTCTGCTGGGGGGTTCTTAGGCCTATTTAACACTTCAACTAGTGACTCTTCTCAGAATAAAATTGTTACTGTGGAGTTTGATTCCTTTCCAAATCCAGAATGGGATCCTCCAGTTGAGCATGTCGGAATCAACAATAATTCTATTGCTTCTGCTGTATTCACTCCTTGGAATGCTAGCTTTCACAGTGGAGATACTGCTGATGCATGGATTGCCTACAATGCTACAACTAAGAATTTAAGTGTGTTTTGGACTTATCAAACCACCTCAAATCCGCTAGAGAATTCTACTCTATCTTACACAATTGATCTCACGAAGGTTTTGCCAGAGCAGGTCACTATTGGCTTTTCTGCTGCAACAGGTCAAAATGGAGAACGACATACGCTTCAATCTTGGGAGTTCAGTTCAAGTTTGGATATAAAAGGAAAACATGGAAACGGATCAAAGAAGACAAAAATAATAGTTGGTGTATCAGTCTCAGGATGTCTTCTGATAGCTGGGGTTATCCTAGCCCTGTTGATTTCACGGGGGAGAAAGCGAATAATGAGAAGGAGAAAAGCAGAGGCAACAGGCATAGCTTCCATTAATGAAGACCTTGAAAGAGGAGCAGGACCAAGAAGGTTTTCTTATGAGGACCTTGTTTCAGCCACCAACAACTTCTCTGACGACAGAAAGCTGGGCCAAGGAGGCTTTGGTGCTGTTTACAAGGGGTACCTGAATGATATAGACATGGCAATTGCTGTGAAGAAATTTTCAAGAGGCTCTAAACAAGGCAGAAAAGAGTACATTACAGAGGTGAAAACCATTAGCCAACTGAGACACCGGAATCTGGTGCAGCTTATTGGTTGGAGTCATGATAGAGGTGAGTTTCTACTGGTTTACGAGTTCATGCCAAATGGTAGCCTTGATTTTCACCTGTTTGGCAAGAGGAGTCATCTGACATGGGCAGTGAGGTACAAAATATCACTTGGCTTGGCCTCAGCATTGCTCTATCTTCACGAAGAGTGGGAGCAATGTGTGGTGCACCGAGACGTTAAATCAAGCAATGTAATGCTAGACTCTAGTTTCAATGTCAAGCTTGGAGACTTTGGGTTAGCTCGGCTTATGGATCATGAACTTGGTCCCCAGACAACAGGGTTGGCGGGAACTCTGGGGTATTTGGCTCCGGAATACATAAGCACTGGAAGGGCTAGTAAATACTCTGATGTATACAGCTTTGGTGTGGTTGCGCTAGAAATTGCGAGTGGTAGGAAGGCAACTGACTGCATTCAACAGAAATCAGGAGTAAGTTTGGTAGAATGGATTTGGGATCTATATGGATGTggaaagcttcatttgggcattGACAAGAAGATCCTTATAGATTTTAACGAGAAAGAAGTAGAAtgtttgatgattgttggattaTGGTGTGCCCATCCTGATTGCAACGCCAGGCCATCAATAAGACAAGCAATTCAAGTGTTAAATTTTGAGGCTGCGATCCCTAATCTGCCTGCTAAAATGCCTATTCCTACGTTTTGTGTGTCTACACCATCCATTACTTCCACTGAAGCTTCTATCACCAATTCGAGTCTTGCAGTGGGTCGTTAA